In the genome of Chroococcidiopsis sp. TS-821, the window AAATCTTTAAATGTTTTTTAAAAAACTTTTATTTTACTCTTTAACTCTTTCTGCTGGTCTTTTGTCTTTACTCCTGATTGTCTCATTACTTCCTAAAAGATTGGGAATTTCTGCACAAGCGAATGAGGTAACAATCTGCGTAAATCAAGTTGGTATTCATACTAATATTATTGTGCCTGTAAAAAATGAGCTACATAATTGGCAACAATTTTTAAATCTTAAAGAAATTGGTACAGATCCTCTAGGAAATTATCAATACTTAGGTTTTGGTTGGGGCGATCGCGATTTTTATCCAAGAAATCCTAGCGAAATTCAGGAAATCGTTCCTTTGGGAATACAAGCCTTATTCTTCTCTCGTGGCTCTGTCATGCGAGTCCAAGGCTATCCAGAAATACCTCAACATCACGATATTCACTGCGTAGGAGTAAATACTTCAAACTATTTAAACACTGTACAATTTATTCAAAACTCTTTCGAATTAACTCCTCAAGG includes:
- a CDS encoding DUF2459 domain-containing protein; this translates as MFFKKLLFYSLTLSAGLLSLLLIVSLLPKRLGISAQANEVTICVNQVGIHTNIIVPVKNELHNWQQFLNLKEIGTDPLGNYQYLGFGWGDRDFYPRNPSEIQEIVPLGIQALFFSRGSVMRVQGYPEIPQHHDIHCVGVNTSNYLNTVQFIQNSFELTPQGQTILFVRSEESEASYYEARGHYSILRNSNNWTAEGLRQANINTPLWAGIPQAVMFHVSRTPT